ACCGGTTACTCTTCACCTACGGAGTGCCTCTTCTGTGTGGTTTCCTTGGACCTTCGCAAGCCCAAGTTTCCCTTACAGGACAGGCACTTCCGTACTTTCAGACCCCGTGTCGCGGACCTCTACATGAAGTATCGAGGCTAGCAGCGGCGACGTGATCCAAGGGCCTTCAGTCGGTGAACCGGCCGCAGGGGAGCCGATCGACGATGCGCTCAAGGGGTTGTAGCGTTCCGCCGCGTCCTCCACGAACGTCAAGAGGGAACGAGGGGTCCTGGCATGTGGGCACAACTTCAGAAGGTGAGCTCGAAGCCGGAGCGGAAGGCGGAGTTGCTTGACGTGTTCGAGCAGCTTCAGGCCATTGAGCAGGCAGATTCGGGTCTGTTGAGGACGATGGTCATGCGGAGCCAGGCCGATCCGAATGTGGTGTACGTCCTGGTCGTGTTCGACAGTGAGGAGAAGGCGCGCGCGCGGGAGCAGGATCCCCGGCGTCAGCAGGGGCTGGAGCGCATTCGGGCTGCGATGGGGGACGTCCTGGACGGCCCGCCCGAGTTCGTGGACCTGAACGTGGTGCGGGAGGAGTAGCCCGCCGGTTGCCAAGCCGTCCCACGGTCGCACCAGGGCACCGGGCCGGTCCCGATAGCGCCGTGAGGCGCCCTGGCACGTCGGGGCGGACCTCAAGGCGGAGACTCCGCCGCCCAGCTACTCGGTTTAGCTGATGATCCGGCTCA
The Actinomycetes bacterium DNA segment above includes these coding regions:
- a CDS encoding antibiotic biosynthesis monooxygenase; this encodes MSSKPERKAELLDVFEQLQAIEQADSGLLRTMVMRSQADPNVVYVLVVFDSEEKARAREQDPRRQQGLERIRAAMGDVLDGPPEFVDLNVVREE